A region from the Gallus gallus isolate bGalGal1 chromosome 25, bGalGal1.mat.broiler.GRCg7b, whole genome shotgun sequence genome encodes:
- the ECM1 gene encoding extracellular matrix protein 1: MAALGLLLLLLGTTVADLKPQHEQLIQQSHEIQQLQQEDLDFHLSPNIITSAGADDIPYPRAPSPTSTWGSILEGFPPAWPLPDALSRYCRSPSLVPRAPRPSLPPAAFAHLRRQVAALDSFWPRLDRCCQHHTPLPCARRAWTDVLDTFCEDEFGVKTRQFHCCHRLGAERRRCFADATVATAEITEITEITVFEPMVVPSFPPGEPTAANMENICRLRGLRPSPRGLPGARARFHSRLERDFGRCCHNSSLECAHAAWQRGLERFCREEGAVKTRQHRCCKRGLGNARSRCFATAAPHPAYDQEVHNVSLARPGPAMLRTLCGPIRLLSKRRPVPQLLEAVTTTCCALPHDEQSPCAEEQLSQQIDALCAAQRSSWRDPRGCCAWGGPERLRCFEEEYLQGVMLGAAIPPPAFA, encoded by the exons ATGGCCGCCCtcggcctcctcctcctcctcctcggcaCCACCG TGGCAGACCTGAAGCCCCAGCATGAGCAACTGATCCAGCAATCCCACGAGATCCAGCAGT tgcagcaggagGATCTGGACTTCCATCTGTCCCCCAACATCATCACATCAGCGGGGGCTGATGACATCCCATACCCACGGGCGCCGTCACCCACCTCCACCTGGGGCAGCATCCTGGAGGGCTTCCCCCCAGCCTGGCCCCTGCCCGACGCCCTCAGCCGTTACTGCCGCAGCCCCTCGCTGGTACCCCGCGCCCCCCGGCCCTCGCTGCCCCCCGCTGCCTTCGCCCACCTCCGCAGGCAGGTGGCTGCACTCGACAGCTTCTGGCCTCGCCTGGAccgctgctgccagcaccacaCACCGCTGCCCTGCGCCCGGCGGGCG TGGACCGATGTCCTGGACACGTTCTGCGAGGATGAATTTGGGGTAAAAACACGCCAGTTCCACTGCTGCCACCGGCTCGGGGCTGAGCGGCGCCGCTGCTTCGCCGACGCCACCGTGGCCACGGCCGAGATCACCGAGATCACCGAGATCACCGTCTTCGAGCCCATGGTTGtgccctccttcccccccgGCGAGCCCACCGCCGCCAACATGGAGAACATCTGCCGCCTGCGGGGGCTGCGGCCCAGCCCCAGAGGCCTCCCCGGGGCCCGCGCGCGGTTCCACAGCCGCCTGGAGCGCGACTTCGGCCGCTGCTGCCACAACAGCAGTCTGGAGTGCGCCCACGCTGCC TGGCAGAGGGGGTTGGAGCGCTTCTGCCGGGAGGAGGGGGCCGTGAAGACGAGGCAGCACCGCTGCTGTAAGAGGGGGCTGGGCAACGCCCGGAGCCGCTGCTTCGCCACCGCCGCCCCCCACCCTGCCTACGACCAAGAAGTGCACAACGTCAGCctggcccggcccggccccgccatGCTGCGCACCCTCTGCGGCCCCATCCGGCTGCTCAGCAAGCg ACGCCCGGTGCCGCAGCTGCTGGAAGCGGTGACCACCACGTGCTGCGCGCTGCCCCACGACGAGCAGAGCCCCTGCGCCGAGGAGCAG ctctctcagcaAATCGATGCTCTCTGCGCTGCCCAACGCAGCTCCTGGCGCGACCCCCGAGGCTGCTGTGCGTGGGGGGGCCCCGAGCGGCTGCGCTGCTTTGAGGAGGAATACCTGCAGGGGGTGATGCTGGGGGCTGCCATTCCCCCCCCCGCCTTCGCCTAG
- the TARS2 gene encoding threonine--tRNA ligase, mitochondrial isoform X1: MPAALRGGRLLLLGVTQRGYRPHFAERLRLFERLKADREQRDGGGHGSGPAEGTPIRIALPGGRVLPGLALRSTPRHVAEQLGLRSAVVARVNGELRDLERPLESDAELELLDFTAPEGRAAFWQSSSFVLGAAVQQFYGATICSTVTTEDGFFCDAHMGDRTVQRSELPVLEESCMAFARSQHCFERLEATREELLELFKHNSFQLQRIEEEVTTPTATVYRCGPLLQLCRGPLLPHTGLIGALRVLTGSAAFWQGPSGRLSLQRIAAIAFPSTQELQAWQQAQDAAALRDHRRIGKEQELFFFHALSPGSCFFLPRGAHIYNTLVDFIRSEYQVRGFNEVVTPNIFSPRLWELSGHWQHYSAHMFSFTAGTETLSLKPMNCPAHCLMFAHRPRSWRELPLRLADFGVLHRNEPPGSLTGLTRVRRFQQDDAHIFCALEQLEAEIGSCLDFVRSVYATLGFSFQMALATRPDGFLGDAATWDRAEQQLEKSLQDFGEPWELSQGDGAFYGPKIDIRIQDALGRHHQCGTIQLDFQMPERFRLEYASAAGGTARPVLIHRAVLGSVERMVAVLAESCGGKWPLWLSPLQAMVIPQAPDAEGYAREVHAMLRRDGVMADLDADAGATLGRKIRRAQLTHYNFQLVVGRREQENGTVSIRTRDNRQLGEHSVHRVLQRLRELRDARVPNAEELF, translated from the exons ATGCCCGCGGCGCTGCGCGGggggcggctgctgctgctgggggtcACCCAGCGGGGGTACCGG CCCCACTTCGCCGAACGGCTGCGGCTCTTCGAGCGGCTGAAAGCGGACCGCGAGCAGCGGGACGGGGGCGGCCATGGAAGCGGCCCCGCGGAGGGGACCCCCATCCGCATCGCGCTGCCCGGGGGCCGCGTCCTTCCCGGCCTGGCGCTGCGCAGCACCCCGCGCCACGTGGCCGAGCAGTTGGG GCTCCGCTCGGCGGTGGTGGCGCGGGTGAACGGGGAGCTGCGGGACCTGGAGCGGCCCCTGGAGAGCGACGCCGAGTTGGAGCTGCTCGACTTCACCGCTCCGGAGGGCCGCGCC GCTTTCTGGCAGTCCAGCTCCTTCGTCCTGGGAGCAGCGGTGCAGCAGTTTTATGGAGCCACAATCTGCAGTACCGTCACCACCGAGGATGGCTTCTTCTGCGACGCCCACATGGGTGACAG GACGGTGCAGCGCAGTGAGCTGCCGGTGCTGGAGGAGTCCTGCATGGCCTTCGCCCgttcccagcactgctttgaGCGTCTCGAGGCCACCCgcgaggagctgctggagctcttcAAG CACAacagcttccagctgcagcGAATCGAGGAGGAGGTGACGACCCCAACAGCCACTGTGTATAG gtgtggcccactgctccagctgtgccgcggtcccctcctcccccacacGGGGCTGATCGGGGCGCTGCGCGTCCTGACG GGCTCGGCTGCGTTCTGGCAGGGCCCCTCGGGCCGCCTCTCATTGCAGCGCATCGCCGCCATCGCCTTCCCCAGCACgcaggagctgcaggcctggcagcaggcacaggatgcagctgcactccgtgaCCATCGTCGCATTGGGAAG GAACAGGAACTCTTCTTCTTCCACGCGCTCAGCCCTGGCAGCTGCTTCTTCCTCCCCCGTGGCGCCCACATCTACAACACCCTCGTTGACTTCATCAGG aGCGAGTACCAGGTGAGGGGCTTCAATGAGGTGGTGACCCCCAACATCTTCAGCCCACGCCTCTGGGAGCTCTCGGGGCACTGGCAGCACTACAGCGCCCACATGTTCTCCTTCACCGCCGGCACTGAGACGCTCTCACTCAAACCCATGAACTGCCCGGCCCACTG CCTCATGTTCGCCCACCGGCCGCGATCGTGGCGGGAGCTGCCGCTGCGCCTGGCCGACTTTGGGGTGCTGCACCGCAATGAGCCCCCCGGCTCCCTGACCGGGCTGACGCGCGTCAGGCGCTTCCAGCAGGATGATGCACACATCTTCTGTGCCCTGGAGCAG ctggaagcagagatCGGTTCCTGCCTGGACTTCGTGCGCTCCGTCTACGCCACGCTGGGCTTCTCCTTCCAAATGGCTCTGGCCACGCGCCCCGATGGCTTCCTGGGGGATGCTGCAACCTGGGACCGTGCCGAGCAG CAGTTGGAGAAGAGCCTCCAAGATTTTGGGGAGCCCTGGGAGCTGAGTCAGGGTGATGGTGCTTTTTATGGCCCCAAG ATCGATATCCGGATCCAGGATGCACTGGGGAGGCATCACCAGTGTGGCACCATCCAGCTGGATTTCCAGATGCCCGAGAGGTTTCGGCTGGAGTACGCCAG TGCAGCTGGAGGGACGGCGCGGCCGGTGCTGATCCACCGCGCGGTGTTGGGCTCCGTAGAGCGCATGGTGGCCGTGCTGGCTGAGAGCTGCGGCGGCAAATG GCCGCTCTGGCTCTCCCCACTGCAGGCCATGGTGATCCCGCAGGCACCTGATGCTGAGGGCTATGCCCGTGAG GTCCACGCCATGCTGCGGCGGGACGGCGTGATGGCTGACCTGGATGCTGATGCGGGTGCCACACTGGGCAGGAAGATCCGCCGGGCACAGCTCACCCACTACAACTTCCAGCTGG TGGTCGGCCGCAGGGAGCAGGAAAACGGCACCGTCAGCATCCGCACGCGGGACAACCGGCAGCTGGGGGAGCACAGTGTGCACCGGGTGCTGCAGCGGCTGCGGGAGCTGCGGGACGCCCGCGTCCCCAACGCTGAGGAACTCTTCTGA
- the TARS2 gene encoding threonine--tRNA ligase, mitochondrial isoform X2: protein MPAALRGGRLLLLGVTQRGYRPHFAERLRLFERLKADREQRDGGGHGSGPAEGTPIRIALPGGRVLPGLALRSTPRHVAEQLGLRSAVVARVNGELRDLERPLESDAELELLDFTAPEGRAAFWQSSSFVLGAAVQQFYGATICSTVTTEDGFFCDAHMGDRTVQRSELPVLEESCMAFARSQHCFERLEATREELLELFKHNSFQLQRIEEEVTTPTATVYRCGPLLQLCRGPLLPHTGLIGALRVLTGSAAFWQGPSGRLSLQRIAAIAFPSTQELQAWQQAQDAAALRDHRRIGKEQELFFFHALSPGSCFFLPRGAHIYNTLVDFIRSEYQVRGFNEVVTPNIFSPRLWELSGHWQHYSAHMFSFTAGTETLSLKPMNCPAHCLMFAHRPRSWRELPLRLADFGVLHRNEPPGSLTGLTRVRRFQQDDAHIFCALEQLEAEIGSCLDFVRSVYATLGFSFQMALATRPDGFLGDAATWDRAEQQLEKSLQDFGEPWELSQGDGAFYGPKIDIRIQDALGRHHQCGTIQLDFQMPERFRLEYASAAGGTARPVLIHRAVLGSVERMVAVLAESCGGKCCLPAGRSGSPHCRPW, encoded by the exons ATGCCCGCGGCGCTGCGCGGggggcggctgctgctgctgggggtcACCCAGCGGGGGTACCGG CCCCACTTCGCCGAACGGCTGCGGCTCTTCGAGCGGCTGAAAGCGGACCGCGAGCAGCGGGACGGGGGCGGCCATGGAAGCGGCCCCGCGGAGGGGACCCCCATCCGCATCGCGCTGCCCGGGGGCCGCGTCCTTCCCGGCCTGGCGCTGCGCAGCACCCCGCGCCACGTGGCCGAGCAGTTGGG GCTCCGCTCGGCGGTGGTGGCGCGGGTGAACGGGGAGCTGCGGGACCTGGAGCGGCCCCTGGAGAGCGACGCCGAGTTGGAGCTGCTCGACTTCACCGCTCCGGAGGGCCGCGCC GCTTTCTGGCAGTCCAGCTCCTTCGTCCTGGGAGCAGCGGTGCAGCAGTTTTATGGAGCCACAATCTGCAGTACCGTCACCACCGAGGATGGCTTCTTCTGCGACGCCCACATGGGTGACAG GACGGTGCAGCGCAGTGAGCTGCCGGTGCTGGAGGAGTCCTGCATGGCCTTCGCCCgttcccagcactgctttgaGCGTCTCGAGGCCACCCgcgaggagctgctggagctcttcAAG CACAacagcttccagctgcagcGAATCGAGGAGGAGGTGACGACCCCAACAGCCACTGTGTATAG gtgtggcccactgctccagctgtgccgcggtcccctcctcccccacacGGGGCTGATCGGGGCGCTGCGCGTCCTGACG GGCTCGGCTGCGTTCTGGCAGGGCCCCTCGGGCCGCCTCTCATTGCAGCGCATCGCCGCCATCGCCTTCCCCAGCACgcaggagctgcaggcctggcagcaggcacaggatgcagctgcactccgtgaCCATCGTCGCATTGGGAAG GAACAGGAACTCTTCTTCTTCCACGCGCTCAGCCCTGGCAGCTGCTTCTTCCTCCCCCGTGGCGCCCACATCTACAACACCCTCGTTGACTTCATCAGG aGCGAGTACCAGGTGAGGGGCTTCAATGAGGTGGTGACCCCCAACATCTTCAGCCCACGCCTCTGGGAGCTCTCGGGGCACTGGCAGCACTACAGCGCCCACATGTTCTCCTTCACCGCCGGCACTGAGACGCTCTCACTCAAACCCATGAACTGCCCGGCCCACTG CCTCATGTTCGCCCACCGGCCGCGATCGTGGCGGGAGCTGCCGCTGCGCCTGGCCGACTTTGGGGTGCTGCACCGCAATGAGCCCCCCGGCTCCCTGACCGGGCTGACGCGCGTCAGGCGCTTCCAGCAGGATGATGCACACATCTTCTGTGCCCTGGAGCAG ctggaagcagagatCGGTTCCTGCCTGGACTTCGTGCGCTCCGTCTACGCCACGCTGGGCTTCTCCTTCCAAATGGCTCTGGCCACGCGCCCCGATGGCTTCCTGGGGGATGCTGCAACCTGGGACCGTGCCGAGCAG CAGTTGGAGAAGAGCCTCCAAGATTTTGGGGAGCCCTGGGAGCTGAGTCAGGGTGATGGTGCTTTTTATGGCCCCAAG ATCGATATCCGGATCCAGGATGCACTGGGGAGGCATCACCAGTGTGGCACCATCCAGCTGGATTTCCAGATGCCCGAGAGGTTTCGGCTGGAGTACGCCAG TGCAGCTGGAGGGACGGCGCGGCCGGTGCTGATCCACCGCGCGGTGTTGGGCTCCGTAGAGCGCATGGTGGCCGTGCTGGCTGAGAGCTGCGGCGGCAAATG CTGCCTCCCCGCAGGCCGCTCTGGCTCTCCCCACTGCAGGCCATGGTGA